Part of the Oncorhynchus mykiss isolate Arlee chromosome 12, USDA_OmykA_1.1, whole genome shotgun sequence genome, ATGCCCACCTCTCCACTTTCGTGGTAGACAAAAATACTTCTGGTGTGGCTGTCTTTCTGGTAGGTAATCTGCAGACCATGGGCGTGACCAATTTTCTCAGGTTGAAAGGTCACATTCACGTCTTTGATGGAGATGAGCGCTTTGGGCCCTTTGGACGGCTGAGGGCGCAGAGTGATGATGTGTACAATGCAAGCCCAGTGAAAATTCAACAATGTGGCTTAACTATTTGTAAGCCTGACTTGAGAGAAAACTGAACATATGTCATAGTCAAATTATGTTAAGATGATTCACAAGTGAACCCCTGTAAATATTAGCAGAGCTATGGCACTGAACTCTTTTCACCTTTCAGTAGACACAtgtccaggagggggtgtatttgagatgggagtatctagaattgacaattgataaatgccattggatgaggtaatgttttggtcctacgtggtaccaagaacgagataggAACTTtatttaggagaccaaactgaacaataatgtatagctaatgctatctagctatgggatactcctctttcaagtaaaatgttctttgtgtaatgttcctaagatctgttatttgtcatgtgagttgagatgggtgtgtcttggctataattgatactaagaactgttttgtaagcactctcagagaattaatttatagacactgaattgatctgagagtcacagggctatggtgaagctcatatatcATTAAATATGGACTTTATAACatactctgacttgtgtgtggtttgctctctcaatgtttagtaatacaggaaatgaCCACGACAGGCACTGCACTCTTTTCACCTTTCAGTAGTCAGACGTTCAaagtatgtgaccattaacagtTTAGAAATTTGGCCGTGCAGCAAAGCTACCCAGCATGTCAATGACCTCACACTTACATCCTCCTTGTTGTAGTAAGCCAGGGTGAATTCCTTCTCAGACAGAACAAACTTCCTTCTCTGAAACTGTCCCTTCTCCTTCCCCTTCTTCCACAGCATCCCTTCATAGAAACCTGGAATGGAAACCCAAAGAAGTGTACTCTGTTTCGTCTCCGTAACTCATCAATACATGTGGGTATgcctctcatgtctctgtgtgtggttttTACTCAAGTGAACGATGCTCTGCTGTAGGTCCACAGAAGTGTACTCTGTTACGTCTCCGTAACTCATCAATACATGTGGGTATgcctctcatgtctctgtgtgtggttttTACTCAAGTGAACGATGCTCTGCTGTAGGTCCACAGAAGTGTACTCTGTTACGTCTCCGTAACTCATCAATACATGTGGGTATgcctctcatgtctctgtgtgtggttttTACTCAAGTGAACGATGCTCTGCTGTAGGTCCACAGAAGTGTACTCTGTTACGTCTCCGTAACTCATCAATACATGTGGGTATgcctctcatgtctctgtgtgtggttttTACTCAAGTGAACAATGCTCTGCTGTAGGTCCACAGAAGTGTCAGTGTGACAAGAATAGGTTTTTCTTGTCAGTGTACGATGAACAAACTACATTGACCCTGCAAAATGCCTCACTGTGGACAATATTTCAATGTATGTCATTTAGCAAACGCTTTTATCCAACCCCGAAGTACAATCATGCGCGCATATATTTGTCATGTAGAGGTGGCCCTGGGAATCAAACCTACTATCCTGGCATTTcaagagccatgctctaccaactgagatacAGAAGACCACAATTAAAATAATACAGAAATATAGAAGAAATGGCAGAGGTTCTCTGTGTTATAACATGTGATTTGAACGTCCACAGACAAGCAGTAAAGCCGTTCACCTGTCGTGTAGGCCAGTGGGGGATACTTTGTCTCGCCGGTAAATTCCATCCTCTCATATTTTGCTCTTATCCACTGCTCCCTTAAGACGCTGGGGGTAAAAAAGATGAAATGTTCTACAGTTTCACAGGCTTATCGGATCCTTGAGTCCACAGTTTCTCCTGCATTGTTTTAGACAGGGTGAATAGAAACCCTAAGTATTGTCCATTGCATTTGTTTTTCTTAAACCTTCAAAAGACAAATCATTTTTCattgggagggagagacaacaatGGACTGACTGGTTAAATGATTTATAATTCCATTGTCAGAAGTTCcacttctttatttttttaaacaatacaatCCTTTCCTTCCCCTTCCTACATTGATGCGCAAAGTCAGCATCCTTCAACTTCCCTAAATCCTGCCATTCGTTTGTACAAAAACGAGTGCCCAGTGCCAAGAGCACTTGTCAGTGAAGTAGTGAAATTACCTGGGATGGCAATACTTACGCACAGTCTTCTTGCTGGGGCCGGTAGTAGAATGCTGGGACTGCTTTCTCATAGATGGCTCTGCCTGTGGCATTTCCATTGGTTTTCATGAACTTTGTACCCAAACAAACACCCCAAAAGAAGGAAATTGACAGAGGACATAAATACATTGTATTGATTAAAATTGCAAACCAAACCAGTACCCAAAGTGGTCCTCCAAGATGAGAACCAGGAGTGAAATTGACATGTAGTGGTCACAAAACCTGGTCTTGAAGAGATACTGGTTGTGAAGGCTTTTATTCCACCCCAGCACAAAGTTAATGATCATTTGTTGATGGATTGATCTGGTTAGTGTTGGGCTGGAACGAGACACCTGAACACCCTGTAAGATCTCCAGAACCAGGGTTGGTGTTGACCCCTGCTGTAAGAGATccattcattaccttcactagctCGTCATCCCAGAAGTCGAGCCGTATGGATTTAACGCGGCTGATGTTGGACAGGTTGCGGTGCACTCCAGAGCAGTTCAGACACACAAATACACCCAGCTTATAGGACGCCCAGTCAGGATCTATACAGTGTATGCAGAGGACGGGAGGATCACCAGAAAGAGACAAGACTCAAGATCACTCAAAACTCATGGAAAAACAGAGATCAAAGAATGAATGACCATCTCTGTGTGGTGTCACTCAGCACTGAAAATCACAGATATCTTTCAAAATAGTCAAATGGTGCTAGGGCCAGTCCTGGTTATTCTGTCACCTAGGCAAGACAAAAATATCGCTGCCCCTGTAAAACTAAAAATAGTACCAGTAAGCAAACTGATGTTGAAAAGACGTATTTTCCAGATGTTGAAgttaggttctgaatgaaagatGAAAAGACGTATTGTCCAGACGTTGAAgttaggttctgaatgaaagatGAAAAGACGTATTGTCCGGACATTGAAATCAGGTTCATTTTCCGTTCGGAATTAAAGTTGAaaagacatcatttatagatgtctatgtttgggccaaatcaacGCTTATCCAGGCCGGATCAAAAACCAACGTCAGTGGAAATCAAGGCCGGGCTGGACTGCACCAAAAAACAACTGCTGGTCCGTGCTTACTGGGGTGTTGCCTACCCTGTCCACTTGCAACGtaattttatgaatgcccatccatgtgTTAGGCCCACCATTTGTAAAACAGGCTGTTGCATTTgctttattagtcctgattcctgtgactaatcaattAGGCTATTTAAGCTCTAAATATCAGCTACCTAACTTTATCAGGAGTTATCCTgagcctatttgcaatgtgtttacaccacaggaggttggtggcaccttaattggggaggatggggttgTGGTAACGGTTGGAGCgaaataggtggaatggtatcaaatacaacaaacacacggtttccatgtgtttgatgccatgccattccatttgctccattccagccattattgtgagtcatcctcccctcagcagcctccactggtttacacagcaggaaatgcagaagtattttatttttcactATGATCAGCTCATCAAAAACAAACTTGAAACCACAGATCATGACAATTTAGCTCCTATGGTGAAAGTCCTGGACAGCAGTTGTAGCCTGATTATCCATTTCATATTTCCCATTTTAATTTGACCGGTCCTGTTTTTAGGATATTGTAATGAGCCTGTAAGGCCACCGAAACTCACATGTAGTTTGTTGACTCACAAACATTCGAGTACGATTATTTCCCATAAAATGATCAAGTTGTAATTTACTTGGATGAACACAGTGCACCCAAGCACTAACCGGAAACACACAAGCGCCTCTCGAAAAACTCTCCCTCAGCATGCCCCAGCGTCATCATCACATACAGCAACTAATTTGCATAACATAGGCTGAGAGACGCTCGAATGTGTAAGCGCATTACAACGGTATGTTCATAAATTAACtttggagtgccagagtgcactctgggcgttcgtaaattcaaagcattgtcagattgtctgttcatAAATTCATAGCGTTTCGCTCCCGGAGAGcactggctgaggagtagggttgatccgagcgttctgacctcataACTCAAGCTAACTTGGCTAGCTAGCCACTTCcagacaaatgagagaacacctcattcTGGCAATTGtaaggctgttttcatgttatctagagcgttggcgactaactgtgctgctggcaacaatttaataacttgtttttgccgacgtttactgacaacTGTCATATTCAACGTGTGTTGCGCGTTGGAAAATGCATGTTACTCTGCGCTCTGACacacagacgagagtgctctgaaatggGAGTAGAtcgccagagtgaatttacgaacgcacctaATACGTTGTTGGTTAACATGTcagcacatttttttatttgattgggcGTCATTTagttaggctatttgatcggaGAAACCTGCATGATGTCTCACTACATTGTCATAGCTTTTATATCCAGCCTGTGGGCTACAGAAAAGGTCACATACCATATACACTACGATATCTGCTATATGATTTATGTTAATCATTTTTTTGGACGGAAAGTTGGTGGAGTATGGCagtctctccaacagcaccccAGAAAGGCGCTGGGAATAGTCAAGCTAAATATTTTGCGCCCCTGCCTATAACAAAGTGGGCACTTCTTATCACAGGGCGGCATCAGCGCCCACCTAAAAAGCCCATATGacactggttgagagaaattgacATTGTTTTGGGGCTAGAATTACGTGAGGTTGGAGGtgcgtcttggtcagtttagcgCAGAAAATGACACCCTCTTCAATCTTCCGCCATTGGCGGTCGCTTAATGAGCGGGCAAGCCTTGTAGGTAGAAGTTATTGTTGAGTAGTGAGAAAGCGATGTCTACATGACACACACAAGCATTTACCCTATACATGACTAtttaacacaccacacacatacaagtcAGAACATGGGCTGAATTAATTAATGTGAAGAAATTGTACACTCATTGGCAACTTCATCCCTAACTCTTGAATTTACTAGGATTTAAATGGAACTACATTGTCACTCACCCGGCGCGCTACAGTCTGCGCATTGGTTGTTTTCTGGCAGTTTCCCCAATTCCAGCAAAATCGTTTTGTTTCTGTCCTTGTTTGCCATTATTTTGCGAATATAAATCTGTATCGAATGTAGGAAATATTTTGGTTAAATATGAGTGTTGTAATTAGCCATTTACGTAACGAAATACAAATGTTGACGTTTCTGTTTGGACGAAAACTGGAACGTGTTACAGTACATAAGACCACGAACGTAAAATGCTTGTGATTTTTATTTTGTAACCTCCCACTACAGAAATGAAAACATGACGCGTGTGGTTTTGTTTGATACGCAGCGTCTGCGGCTTATTACACGTGTCCTTTTTTATTTCCAAGTTTTATTACATTAATTTACCAAAAGATGTAAACAATACAAAAATATTTAATAATCACTTCTGTTACATTAGATTGTTGTGCTCAATCTAACCCGACTTGATTAATGTTAATATATTTAAAAAGACATCCTACCCAATGATTTAcatatacacatcactgatcctTCCCTGCAATTAGATAATGAAGCCATTGTATTTCATGAGAGAATAACACTTTGGACTAGTAAAGTGTGTGGGATTTATATTATACGAACAGTAAAAAAAGTGATATGAAGTGCTTGAACAGGATTGTGTTAATATTGTGTAGTTTGACAACAAAAACACAGCCTTTTAAACTGACAATTTCTACAAGTATGTTATTCAAATCTTACAAATGATCTCTCAGCATATAACATTGGAATTTATTAGTTCATGAAACACTTTGCCAAATGCACAGCAGAATACAAAAACAGGCACATCTTCGTTAAAGCCACAACTATAAAATGTACTGATACACATTTACACACTCCCATTTTTATATTACAGTACAAATACATATTGAAGAGGTGAATAGTGTTTCAGCACTCTTCAAAGGGATCCATGATGAACCTCACTCCAGGTCCCAAGAGGGAATTGATCCGCAGATTTCTGGTCATTGACTTTTAGTAGCAATTGaggggtcgtattcattagggcacaccgtagcaaaaacGTTTTGCAATGGCATAAGAGAAAAAACTAGCCTTCTAATTCGACACTCTCAGGTAGTCAGTCCGTCCTTGTGTCAGATTTCTTCCATTCGGTACCTAATGGATTGCTTTCATACGGTCATCAAGCCTCAAATTGGGCGACCTGAATGTCCTTAAACCCCCTATTTGAGAAACACCAGTGCACTTCTCTCTAGTTCAAGGGAAGTCCTCTGCTAGGTATTGCAGAGTGTTCTTGGGAAGGCCCAGGTGAATGGCATCCAGGTAGTGGAGGAACCTAATGTGGGGGGAGAAAGACATTTTCAAACTTTAGTCAAATTGTTTAGATAAGTGACAGGCATACTGTAGCATGTTCCTAAATGGCCTTCAGTGCAGCACACAGGGTTACTAGAATACATTACCAACTGTAAATccatctggataagagcatctgctaaattactaaaaagtGATGTAaattcatatacagttgaagtcagacgtttacatacactttagccaaatacatttaaactcagtttcacaattcctgacatttaatcctagtaaaaattctctgtcttaggtcagttaggatcaccactttattttaagaatgtgaaatgtcagaacaatagaagagagaatgatatatttcagcttttatttctttcattacattcccattgggtcagaagtttacattcactcaattagtatttggtagcattgcctttaaattgtttaacttgggtcaaacgtttcaggtagccttccacaagcttcccacaataagttgggtgaattttggcccattcctcctgacagagctggtgtaactgagtcaggtttgtaggcctccttgctcgcacaccttttcagttctgcccacacattttctatgggattgagttcaggactttgatggccactccaatacctttactttgttgtccttaagtcattttgccacaacttcgaaagtatgcttggagtcattgtccatttggaagaaccatttgcgaccaagctttaacttcctgaatgatgtcttgagatgctgcttcaatatatccacataattttcctgcctcatgatgccatctattttgtgaagtgcaccagtccctcctgcatcaaagcacccccacaacatgatggtgccacccccgtgcatcacggttgggatggtgttcttcggcttgcaagcctccccctttttcctccaaacttaaATGGTCATCATGGtcaaagagttctatttttgtttcatcagaccagaggacatttctcca contains:
- the LOC110537857 gene encoding arf-GAP with dual PH domain-containing protein 2: MANKDRNKTILLELGKLPENNQCADCSAPDPDWASYKLGVFVCLNCSGVHRNLSNISRVKSIRLDFWDDELVKFMKTNGNATGRAIYEKAVPAFYYRPQQEDCAVLREQWIRAKYERMEFTGETKYPPLAYTTGFYEGMLWKKGKEKGQFQRRKFVLSEKEFTLAYYNKEDPSKGPKALISIKDVNVTFQPEKIGHAHGLQITYQKDSHTRSIFVYHESGEEIVNWFNAIRAARFAYLKTAYPTGSDKELRTRITRNYLKEGYMEKTGPMQKETFKKRWFILDSQDRKLLYFKRQLDAEELGVVFIGTETNGYSVSECIPKRTRGNRWRCGVTVDTPDRQFVFMCEQEREQREWVEALREVISKPMQPQDYTSKSHVTSIHTTGDS